A genomic segment from Clostridium pasteurianum BC1 encodes:
- the nifE gene encoding nitrogenase iron-molybdenum cofactor biosynthesis protein NifE has protein sequence MENKKKDFCYDDSTIDECLELVDKNEEIVDGIEYKPVVQKKKLEVIEQREESVYYNKKSEGGCGEGEFKCDSASVSGSVSQRACVYCGARVVLNPITDAYHLVHGPIGCASYTWDIRGSLSSGEEVYRNSFSTDLREKDVIFGGEKKLTAAIDEIVEAHHPKVIFVYSTCIVGVIGDDTDAVCKAAEIKYGIRVIPVKSPGFAGSKSTGYKAACDALMKLMGDKTTDEKIDGINFLGDFNLAGEIWIVTNYLKKFGIDVVAKLTGDSSYDEIMNAPKAKLNIVQCAGSMMYLAKMMEEKFGIPYIKVSFYGVEDTKNSLLKIADILGTEDKIKKAKQFVLEEESKIEKELDYYRDRLKGKRAAIFVGGAFKAISLIKQFRNLGMETVMVGTQTGKKDDYEIIKSITNEGTVILDDANPYELEKFILEQGADILVGGVKERPLAYKLGIAFCDHNHERKHALSGYVGSLNFAKEIDSTINSPVWNYV, from the coding sequence ATGGAAAATAAAAAGAAGGATTTTTGTTATGATGATTCTACAATTGATGAATGCTTGGAATTAGTAGACAAGAATGAAGAAATTGTTGATGGCATTGAATACAAACCTGTAGTTCAAAAAAAAAAATTAGAGGTTATAGAACAAAGAGAAGAATCCGTTTATTACAATAAGAAAAGTGAAGGCGGATGTGGTGAGGGAGAATTCAAATGTGATTCAGCTAGTGTATCAGGTTCTGTAAGTCAAAGAGCTTGTGTGTACTGTGGAGCCAGAGTTGTTCTAAATCCAATAACTGATGCCTACCATTTGGTACATGGACCTATTGGTTGTGCCAGCTACACTTGGGATATAAGAGGAAGTCTAAGCAGCGGAGAAGAAGTATACAGAAACAGTTTTTCTACAGATTTAAGAGAAAAGGATGTTATATTTGGAGGAGAGAAGAAATTAACAGCAGCTATTGATGAAATAGTAGAAGCACATCACCCAAAAGTAATTTTTGTTTACTCCACTTGTATTGTAGGAGTTATAGGTGATGATACAGATGCAGTGTGTAAAGCAGCAGAAATAAAATACGGTATAAGAGTAATACCAGTTAAATCTCCTGGGTTTGCAGGAAGTAAATCTACTGGATATAAAGCAGCTTGCGATGCTCTTATGAAGCTTATGGGAGATAAAACTACAGATGAAAAGATTGATGGAATAAATTTCTTAGGCGATTTCAATTTAGCTGGAGAAATATGGATTGTAACTAATTATTTGAAAAAATTTGGTATAGATGTTGTAGCTAAGTTAACTGGGGATAGCAGCTATGATGAAATAATGAATGCCCCAAAAGCTAAACTTAATATAGTTCAATGTGCTGGATCTATGATGTATTTGGCAAAGATGATGGAAGAAAAGTTTGGAATACCTTATATCAAGGTTAGTTTCTATGGTGTTGAAGATACAAAGAATTCATTACTTAAAATAGCAGATATTTTAGGTACTGAAGATAAAATTAAGAAAGCAAAACAGTTCGTTTTAGAGGAAGAAAGTAAAATTGAAAAGGAACTGGATTATTATAGAGATAGATTAAAGGGAAAAAGAGCGGCAATATTTGTTGGTGGTGCGTTTAAAGCAATATCCCTAATAAAGCAATTTAGAAATCTAGGTATGGAAACCGTAATGGTTGGAACACAAACAGGTAAAAAAGATGATTATGAAATCATAAAAAGCATTACAAATGAGGGTACTGTAATATTAGATGATGCAAATCCTTATGAATTAGAAAAATTCATATTAGAACAGGGTGCAGATATATTGGTTGGCGGTGTTAAGGAAAGACCACTGGCTTATAAATTAGGTATAGCTTTCTGTGATCATAATCATGAGAGAAAGCATGCTTTAAGCGGTTATGTAGGATCATTAAATTTTGCTAAGGAAATTGATTCAACGATAAACAGTCCTGTTTGGAATTATGTTTAA
- the nifH gene encoding nitrogenase iron protein, which yields MRQVAIYGKGGIGKSTTTQNLTSGLHAMGKKIMVVGCDPKADSTRLLLGGLAQKSVLDTLREEGEDVELDSILKDGYGGIRCVESGGPEPGVGCAGRGIITSINMLEQLGAYTDDLDYVFYDVLGDVVCGGFAMPIREGKAQEIYIVASGEMMALYAANNISKGIQKYAKSGGVRLGGIICNSRKVANEYELLDAFAKELGSQLIHFVPRSPMVTKAEINKQTVIEFDPTCEQAEEYRELARKVDGNKLFVIPKPMTQERLEEILMQYGLMDL from the coding sequence ATGAGACAGGTAGCTATTTATGGTAAAGGTGGAATAGGTAAATCAACTACAACACAAAACTTAACATCAGGTCTTCATGCAATGGGTAAGAAGATAATGGTAGTAGGTTGTGATCCTAAAGCAGATTCAACAAGATTACTTTTAGGAGGACTAGCTCAGAAATCAGTTCTTGATACATTAAGAGAAGAAGGAGAAGACGTAGAATTAGATTCTATATTAAAAGATGGATATGGTGGAATCAGATGCGTTGAATCAGGCGGTCCAGAACCAGGAGTTGGATGTGCAGGAAGAGGAATAATAACTTCAATAAACATGCTTGAACAACTTGGAGCTTACACAGATGATTTGGATTATGTATTCTACGATGTACTTGGAGACGTTGTTTGTGGTGGATTCGCAATGCCAATCAGAGAAGGAAAAGCTCAAGAAATATATATAGTAGCAAGTGGAGAAATGATGGCTCTATATGCTGCTAACAACATTTCAAAAGGTATCCAGAAATATGCTAAGAGCGGTGGAGTTAGATTAGGTGGTATCATCTGTAACAGCAGAAAAGTTGCTAATGAATATGAACTACTTGATGCATTCGCTAAAGAACTTGGAAGTCAATTAATACATTTCGTACCAAGAAGCCCAATGGTAACAAAAGCTGAAATAAATAAACAAACTGTTATAGAATTTGATCCTACTTGTGAGCAGGCTGAAGAATACAGAGAATTAGCAAGAAAAGTTGATGGAAACAAATTATTTGTTATACCAAAGCCAATGACTCAAGAAAGACTTGAAGAAATATTAATGCAATATGGTCTTATGGATCTATAA
- the nifB gene encoding nitrogenase cofactor biosynthesis protein NifB, with the protein MNSRNFVNLNVNPCKMCMPMGGVMAFKGIEGNMVILHGSQGCSTYIRRHMATHYNEPIDIASSSLTENGTVYGGTKNLKSGLKNMIKMYNPKTIGVMTTCLAETIGEDIKRIIYEFREEEKDNKEYENIRIITTSTPGYGGTQAEGYFRALRSIVEQVCKKPETDVKSKKINIICANINPGDVRNIQEILETFGVEYTMLPDVSNTLDSSHNEQYTRLPKGGTKIEDIEEMGSAAATIEMGMAVPDDYSPGLYLKEEFGVPLYKCNIPIGLRNTDEFMTIISKITGIEMPDKLKLQRGRYLDAMIDSHKYNGEARAIIYGEPELVLSIAKTCAENGVLVKLIATGSKNKELKQQLEKEFERQLEKAVILDDTDFETIESYAKDFNINVMIGNSDGRRMAERLGVKIVRIGFPVHDRVGAQRQIFTGYNGSAFFIDCIANTILEDKENTFRKDSYDKFFIPKKEGEDNMEPVNKPKSIVEEQVEELVKEEKVLTNEEKSCTHPCYGDNAHKFARMHIPVAPKCNISCNYCSRKYDCANESRPGVTSQVLTPEQALEKFKAVKAKFKNLTVLGIAGPGDALANFDAVKESIELIKKEDPNITFCISTNGLMLPFFANQLIELGVSHVTVTMNSVDKKIGAQIYRDVNYLGKRYTGEEAAEILMNNQLSGLKYLCSKGVVCKVNIVMIKGINDTHIPEVVKKVKECGAFMTNIMKLIPVKESAFGNMPETSTKELNDLRKECEIDMKQMYHCKQCRADAIGTLGNDCSADFSDIVPAGDCKSGCSSSVVDAYQSKVEVSEETPVKMSKYKFAIASKSGVDIDQHFGQAKEFQIYSYEGGDIKFLESRHVDKYCSGSEECEEAENKILKIVNTIHDCDAVLALRAGIEPVKTLESKGIKLIQMYDSIDKGIKRAVEEMSALSGKEEKDERVTI; encoded by the coding sequence TTGAATAGTCGAAATTTTGTGAATTTAAATGTTAATCCATGTAAGATGTGCATGCCAATGGGTGGTGTTATGGCCTTTAAGGGCATAGAGGGAAATATGGTGATTTTACATGGCTCTCAAGGCTGCAGCACATATATTAGAAGGCATATGGCAACTCATTACAACGAGCCTATTGATATAGCTTCATCTTCGCTAACAGAAAATGGTACAGTATATGGTGGAACTAAGAATTTAAAATCAGGTTTAAAGAATATGATTAAGATGTATAATCCTAAAACTATAGGGGTAATGACAACTTGTCTTGCTGAAACTATAGGTGAAGATATAAAGAGGATTATATATGAATTCAGAGAAGAAGAAAAAGATAATAAAGAATATGAAAATATCAGAATAATAACTACTTCAACTCCTGGATATGGTGGAACACAGGCAGAGGGATATTTTAGAGCTTTGAGAAGTATTGTGGAACAAGTTTGTAAAAAACCTGAAACTGATGTGAAGAGTAAAAAGATAAATATAATTTGTGCAAATATAAATCCTGGAGATGTCAGAAACATACAAGAGATACTTGAAACTTTTGGAGTAGAGTACACTATGCTTCCAGATGTATCCAATACTTTGGATTCATCTCATAATGAGCAATATACAAGACTGCCTAAGGGTGGAACAAAGATAGAAGATATTGAAGAAATGGGCAGTGCAGCTGCTACTATAGAAATGGGTATGGCAGTACCAGATGATTATTCACCTGGACTGTATTTAAAAGAAGAATTTGGAGTACCCCTTTATAAATGTAATATTCCTATTGGACTTAGGAATACTGATGAATTTATGACTATAATTTCGAAAATAACTGGTATTGAGATGCCAGATAAATTAAAATTACAAAGAGGAAGATATCTGGATGCAATGATAGATAGCCATAAGTATAATGGCGAAGCTAGAGCTATCATTTATGGAGAACCAGAGCTTGTACTATCTATAGCTAAAACCTGTGCAGAAAATGGGGTATTAGTTAAACTTATTGCTACAGGATCAAAAAATAAAGAACTTAAACAACAACTGGAAAAAGAATTTGAAAGGCAGCTGGAAAAAGCTGTAATTTTAGATGATACTGACTTCGAAACAATAGAATCTTATGCTAAGGATTTTAATATAAATGTTATGATTGGAAATTCAGATGGAAGAAGAATGGCAGAGAGACTTGGTGTAAAAATAGTGAGAATAGGCTTCCCGGTTCATGATAGAGTTGGGGCTCAAAGACAAATATTCACAGGATATAACGGATCTGCATTTTTTATAGATTGCATTGCAAACACAATTCTTGAAGATAAAGAAAATACATTTAGGAAAGATTCTTATGACAAATTTTTCATTCCAAAAAAAGAAGGGGAAGATAATATGGAGCCAGTAAATAAACCAAAATCAATAGTAGAAGAACAAGTAGAAGAATTAGTGAAAGAAGAAAAAGTTCTTACAAATGAGGAGAAATCATGTACACATCCATGTTACGGCGATAATGCTCATAAATTTGCAAGAATGCATATACCTGTAGCACCAAAATGTAATATAAGCTGTAATTATTGTAGTAGAAAATATGACTGTGCTAATGAAAGCAGACCGGGGGTTACAAGTCAAGTACTTACTCCTGAACAGGCTTTAGAAAAATTTAAAGCAGTTAAAGCTAAGTTTAAAAATTTAACTGTTTTAGGTATAGCAGGACCGGGAGATGCACTAGCTAATTTTGATGCTGTTAAAGAATCTATAGAATTAATAAAGAAAGAAGATCCTAATATTACCTTCTGTATTTCCACAAATGGTTTAATGCTGCCATTTTTCGCTAATCAATTAATAGAATTAGGAGTATCTCATGTTACAGTAACAATGAATTCTGTAGATAAGAAAATAGGAGCTCAGATATATAGAGATGTTAACTATCTTGGAAAGAGATATACAGGAGAAGAAGCTGCTGAAATACTTATGAATAATCAGCTTTCAGGACTTAAATATCTATGTTCTAAAGGTGTTGTCTGCAAGGTTAATATTGTAATGATTAAGGGTATAAACGATACTCATATTCCAGAAGTCGTTAAAAAAGTTAAGGAATGCGGAGCATTTATGACTAATATTATGAAGCTTATACCTGTAAAAGAAAGTGCTTTTGGTAACATGCCTGAAACTTCTACTAAAGAATTAAATGACTTAAGAAAAGAATGTGAAATAGATATGAAGCAAATGTATCACTGCAAACAGTGTAGAGCAGATGCAATAGGTACACTAGGAAATGATTGTTCTGCTGACTTTTCAGATATAGTCCCAGCAGGAGATTGTAAATCAGGCTGCAGCAGTTCAGTAGTTGATGCATATCAATCTAAAGTTGAAGTTTCAGAGGAAACTCCAGTTAAAATGTCAAAATATAAATTTGCCATAGCATCTAAATCAGGTGTTGACATAGATCAGCATTTTGGTCAAGCTAAAGAATTCCAAATTTATTCTTATGAAGGAGGAGATATTAAATTTCTAGAGAGCAGGCATGTGGATAAATATTGTTCAGGCTCTGAGGAGTGCGAGGAAGCTGAGAATAAAATTTTAAAAATAGTAAACACTATTCATGACTGTGATGCTGTTCTTGCGCTGAGAGCGGGAATTGAACCAGTAAAGACTCTAGAGTCAAAAGGTATCAAGCTTATACAAATGTATGATTCAATTGACAAGGGAATAAAACGTGCTGTAGAAGAAATGTCAGCACTAAGTGGGAAGGAAGAAAAGGATGAAAGAGTCACTATTTAA
- a CDS encoding helix-turn-helix transcriptional regulator: MDIDIDTALTPQEVADILKISKSTVYDLIKKNAINSYRVGKKVRVDLKDVEAYKNKTKNIKTPTADFSNSSILISPALSDAMSQNDEPMDEYSFVISGQDPILDILCRYLEFYPTGKRVLRSYEGSYNGIYELYCGKVQVATAHMWDGKTGEYNVPYVERMLPGVSAVIIRLVGRMQGFYVANGNPKGIKDWNDFSRSDIVIVNREKGSGARILLDEHLRQMNISGKNINGYNHECISHLAIASTIARGGADLGVGNEKASSQVDGIDFIPIQKEKYDLIIKKDDINHPTVKAILDILKSKEFKMEILGIGGYDTSEMGHIIAET; encoded by the coding sequence ATGGATATAGATATAGATACAGCGCTCACACCTCAAGAGGTTGCGGATATATTAAAAATTTCAAAAAGTACTGTATATGATTTAATTAAAAAAAATGCAATAAACTCATATAGAGTAGGAAAAAAAGTTCGTGTTGATTTAAAAGATGTAGAAGCCTATAAAAACAAAACAAAAAACATAAAAACTCCCACTGCAGATTTTTCAAATTCTTCTATATTAATATCTCCAGCATTGTCTGATGCAATGTCACAAAATGATGAACCTATGGATGAATACAGTTTTGTTATATCTGGTCAAGATCCTATTCTAGATATTTTATGTAGATATCTAGAATTTTACCCTACTGGAAAACGTGTTTTAAGATCCTATGAAGGCAGTTATAATGGCATATATGAATTGTATTGCGGAAAAGTTCAGGTAGCAACAGCACATATGTGGGATGGAAAAACCGGTGAATATAATGTCCCTTATGTTGAAAGAATGCTGCCCGGAGTATCAGCTGTTATAATACGATTGGTTGGAAGGATGCAAGGTTTTTATGTTGCAAATGGGAACCCTAAGGGTATAAAAGATTGGAACGATTTTTCAAGATCAGATATTGTTATTGTAAATCGTGAAAAGGGTAGTGGTGCTAGAATCTTATTGGATGAGCATCTGCGACAAATGAATATTTCAGGTAAAAATATAAATGGCTATAATCACGAATGTATTTCCCATTTAGCAATTGCCAGCACAATTGCTCGTGGTGGTGCGGATTTAGGTGTTGGTAATGAAAAGGCTTCTTCTCAGGTTGATGGAATTGATTTTATTCCCATACAGAAAGAAAAATATGATCTAATTATAAAAAAAGATGATATAAATCACCCTACAGTAAAAGCCATTCTTGATATTCTTAAATCAAAAGAATTTAAGATGGAAATATTGGGTATAGGTGGATATGACACTAGTGAAATGGGACATATCATAGCAGAAACTTAA
- a CDS encoding (2Fe-2S) ferredoxin domain-containing protein, with protein sequence MHARPKYHVLICNGTKCNKIQDGVCYQKGSEDIISKFDKLIAEYNMSNEILVSSCGCFRNGITNKGPNMVIYPEEIWYSGVSIDDVDEIIEVHLKSGKIIERLLSK encoded by the coding sequence ATGCATGCAAGACCTAAATATCATGTTCTTATTTGCAATGGTACTAAATGTAATAAAATTCAGGATGGAGTATGTTATCAAAAAGGATCAGAGGATATAATTTCAAAATTCGATAAATTAATTGCTGAATATAATATGTCCAATGAAATACTAGTATCAAGTTGTGGATGTTTCAGAAATGGAATAACTAATAAAGGACCTAATATGGTTATATATCCGGAGGAAATCTGGTATAGTGGAGTTAGTATAGATGATGTAGATGAGATTATAGAGGTTCATCTGAAAAGTGGAAAAATAATAGAGAGACTTTTATCAAAATAA
- the nifK gene encoding nitrogenase molybdenum-iron protein subunit beta, whose protein sequence is MLDATSKEIVDRKALRINPAKTCQPVGAMYAALGIHNCLPHSHGSQGCCSYHRTVLSRHFKEPAMASTSSFTEGASVFGGGSNIKTAVKNIFAMYNPDIIAVHTTCLSETLGDDLPTYISQMEDAGSIPEGKLVIHTNTPSYVGSHITGFANMVQGIVKYLAENTDKKNGKINIIPGFVGPADMREIKRLFEAVGVPYTMFPDTSGVLDGPTTGEFKMYPEGGAKREDIADSGNADLTFALGSYASELGAKELEKKCKVPFKTLKTPIGVSATDDLLMALSEATGKEIPASIEEERGQLIDLMIDSQQYLQGKKVALIGDPDEIIALSKFIIELGAIPKYVVTGTPGAKFGKEINAMLAEAGIEGSKVKAEGDFFDIHQWIKNEGVDLLISNTYGKFIAREENIPFVRFGFPVMDRYGHYYNPKVGYKGAIRLVEEITNVILDKIERECAEEDFEVVR, encoded by the coding sequence ATGTTAGATGCAACATCAAAGGAAATAGTAGATAGAAAAGCATTAAGAATTAATCCAGCTAAAACTTGTCAACCAGTAGGAGCAATGTATGCGGCTTTAGGTATACACAATTGTCTTCCTCACAGTCATGGTTCACAGGGTTGTTGTTCTTACCATAGAACAGTACTTTCAAGACATTTTAAAGAACCAGCAATGGCTTCTACAAGTTCATTTACAGAAGGTGCCAGCGTATTCGGTGGTGGTTCTAATATAAAGACAGCTGTTAAGAATATATTTGCAATGTATAATCCAGATATAATAGCTGTTCATACAACTTGCTTATCTGAAACATTAGGAGACGATTTGCCTACTTATATCAGCCAAATGGAAGATGCTGGCAGCATACCTGAAGGTAAATTAGTTATCCATACTAATACACCAAGCTATGTTGGATCACATATTACTGGATTTGCTAACATGGTACAGGGTATAGTTAAATATTTAGCTGAAAATACTGATAAAAAGAATGGTAAAATAAATATAATTCCTGGATTTGTTGGTCCAGCTGACATGAGAGAAATAAAGAGATTGTTTGAAGCTGTAGGTGTTCCTTATACAATGTTCCCAGATACTAGTGGAGTATTAGATGGTCCAACTACAGGTGAATTCAAAATGTATCCAGAAGGTGGAGCAAAGCGTGAAGATATAGCTGATTCAGGAAATGCAGATCTTACTTTTGCACTTGGAAGTTATGCCTCAGAATTAGGTGCAAAAGAATTAGAAAAGAAATGCAAAGTTCCATTTAAAACATTAAAAACTCCTATTGGTGTTAGTGCTACAGATGATTTATTAATGGCTTTATCTGAAGCAACAGGCAAAGAAATACCAGCATCAATAGAAGAAGAAAGAGGTCAATTAATTGACTTAATGATCGATAGTCAGCAGTATCTTCAAGGTAAAAAAGTTGCATTAATTGGTGATCCTGATGAAATTATTGCACTTAGCAAATTTATAATAGAATTAGGAGCTATACCAAAGTATGTAGTTACTGGTACTCCTGGTGCTAAATTTGGAAAAGAAATCAATGCTATGCTTGCAGAAGCTGGTATAGAAGGCAGCAAAGTTAAAGCTGAAGGTGACTTCTTTGACATACACCAATGGATAAAAAATGAAGGTGTTGATCTATTAATATCAAACACTTATGGAAAATTCATTGCAAGAGAAGAAAATATTCCATTTGTTAGATTTGGTTTCCCAGTAATGGATAGATATGGACATTATTACAATCCAAAAGTTGGTTACAAAGGCGCAATACGTTTAGTAGAAGAAATAACTAACGTTATTCTTGACAAAATTGAAAGAGAATGTGCAGAAGAAGACTTTGAAGTAGTAAGATAA
- the nifD gene encoding nitrogenase molybdenum-iron protein alpha chain: MSEKLKDEILEKYIPKTKKSRNGHIVIKTEETPNPEIVANTRTIPGIITARGCAYAGCKGVVMGPIKDMVHITHGPIGCSFYTWGGRRFKARPENGDGLNFNEYVFSTDMQESDIVFGGTNKLTEAVHEAYEMFHPAAIGIYATCPVGLIGDDILAVASTTSKELGIPVHAFSCEGYKGVSQSAGHHIANNTVMADIIGKGNKKQEKYSINILGEYNIGGDAWEMDRVLEKIGYHVNATLTGDASYEKVQNADKADLNLVQCHRSINYIAEMMETKYGIPWIKCNFIGVDGIVETLRDMAKCFDDPELTKRTEEVIAEELAEIQDDLAYFKEKLSGRTACLYVGGSRSHTYMNMLQSFGVDTLVAGFEFAHRDDYEGDEIRPTIKIDADSKNIPEITVTPDAERYRIVISEEKAKKLREDGVPLSYYGGIVKDMGDGTTLIDDMNHHDIDVVIEKLHPDMFFAGVKEKYVIQKGGILSKQLHSYDYNGPYAGFRGIVNFGKELVNGVYTPAWKLITPPWKKSASAESKVVVGGEE; encoded by the coding sequence GTGAGCGAAAAATTAAAAGACGAGATTTTAGAAAAATATATACCTAAAACTAAAAAGAGCAGAAACGGTCATATAGTTATAAAAACTGAAGAAACACCAAATCCTGAAATAGTTGCTAACACAAGAACAATACCAGGAATAATTACAGCTAGAGGATGTGCTTATGCAGGTTGTAAGGGTGTTGTTATGGGACCAATAAAAGATATGGTTCATATAACTCACGGACCTATAGGATGTTCTTTCTATACTTGGGGTGGAAGAAGATTTAAGGCAAGACCAGAAAATGGAGATGGCTTAAACTTTAACGAATATGTATTCTCAACTGACATGCAGGAAAGTGACATAGTTTTCGGAGGAACTAACAAATTAACAGAAGCTGTACATGAGGCTTATGAAATGTTCCATCCAGCAGCTATAGGTATTTATGCAACATGTCCAGTTGGTCTTATAGGTGATGATATACTTGCAGTTGCTTCAACAACAAGTAAAGAACTTGGAATTCCAGTTCATGCTTTCAGCTGCGAAGGTTACAAAGGGGTATCCCAATCAGCAGGTCACCATATAGCAAACAATACTGTTATGGCTGATATCATTGGAAAAGGAAACAAGAAACAAGAAAAGTATTCTATAAACATATTAGGAGAATACAATATCGGTGGAGATGCTTGGGAAATGGATAGAGTCCTTGAAAAAATAGGCTACCATGTAAATGCAACTTTAACTGGTGATGCTAGTTATGAAAAAGTTCAAAATGCTGATAAGGCTGATTTAAATCTAGTACAGTGTCATAGATCCATAAACTATATTGCTGAAATGATGGAAACTAAATATGGTATTCCATGGATCAAATGCAATTTCATTGGTGTAGATGGAATAGTTGAAACACTTAGAGATATGGCTAAATGTTTTGATGATCCAGAACTTACTAAGAGAACTGAAGAAGTTATAGCAGAAGAACTTGCTGAAATTCAAGATGATTTGGCTTATTTCAAAGAAAAACTTAGTGGAAGAACAGCTTGTCTATATGTTGGAGGATCAAGATCCCACACATACATGAACATGCTTCAAAGCTTTGGTGTAGATACTTTAGTAGCTGGATTTGAATTTGCTCATCGTGATGATTATGAAGGTGACGAGATTCGTCCTACAATAAAAATTGATGCAGATAGTAAAAACATTCCTGAAATAACTGTTACTCCAGATGCAGAAAGATATCGTATTGTAATTTCAGAAGAAAAGGCAAAAAAACTTAGAGAAGACGGTGTCCCACTATCTTATTATGGCGGTATAGTTAAAGATATGGGAGATGGAACTACATTAATCGATGATATGAATCATCATGATATTGATGTAGTAATAGAAAAATTACATCCTGATATGTTCTTTGCTGGAGTAAAAGAAAAATATGTTATCCAAAAAGGTGGAATATTATCAAAACAGCTTCATTCATATGACTATAATGGTCCATATGCAGGATTTAGAGGTATAGTTAATTTCGGAAAAGAGCTTGTTAATGGTGTCTATACACCAGCATGGAAGCTTATAACACCACCTTGGAAAAAAAGTGCTTCAGCAGAAAGTAAAGTTGTTGTAGGAGGGGAAGAATAA
- the nifH gene encoding nitrogenase iron protein: MRQLAIYGKGGIGKSTTTQNLTAGLVERGKKIMVVGCDPKADSTRLLLGGLAQKTVLDTLREEGEDVELDSILKEGYAGIKCVESGGPEPGVGCAGRGIITSINMLEQLGAYTDDLDFVFYDVLGDVVCGGFAMPIREGKAQEIYIVASGEMMALYAANNISKGIQKYAKSGGVRLGGIICNSRKVANEYELLDAFAKELGSQLIHFVPRSPSVTKAEINKKTVIEYDPTCAQADEYRELARKVDENDMFVIPKPMTQEKLEQILMEHGLID; the protein is encoded by the coding sequence ATGAGACAGCTAGCTATCTACGGAAAAGGTGGAATTGGAAAATCAACTACTACACAAAATCTTACAGCAGGTTTAGTTGAAAGAGGTAAAAAAATAATGGTGGTGGGTTGTGATCCAAAGGCAGATTCAACAAGATTGCTTTTAGGTGGTCTTGCACAAAAGACAGTTCTCGATACATTAAGAGAAGAAGGGGAAGATGTTGAACTGGATTCAATATTGAAAGAGGGATACGCTGGAATCAAATGTGTTGAATCAGGTGGTCCAGAACCAGGAGTTGGATGTGCAGGAAGAGGAATAATAACTTCAATAAACATGTTAGAACAACTTGGAGCTTATACTGATGATTTGGATTTTGTATTTTATGATGTACTTGGAGACGTTGTCTGTGGTGGATTCGCAATGCCAATCAGAGAGGGAAAAGCTCAAGAAATATATATAGTAGCAAGTGGAGAAATGATGGCTCTATATGCAGCTAACAACATTTCAAAAGGTATCCAGAAATATGCTAAGAGTGGTGGGGTTAGACTTGGCGGTATTATTTGTAACAGCAGAAAGGTTGCAAATGAATATGAACTACTTGATGCATTTGCTAAAGAACTGGGAAGTCAATTAATACATTTCGTACCAAGAAGTCCATCAGTAACAAAAGCTGAAATAAATAAGAAGACTGTTATAGAGTATGATCCAACTTGTGCTCAAGCTGATGAATATAGGGAACTTGCAAGAAAAGTAGATGAAAATGATATGTTTGTCATACCAAAGCCAATGACTCAGGAAAAATTAGAACAAATATTAATGGAACATGGTCTTATTGACTAG